Proteins co-encoded in one Petrotoga sp. 9PW.55.5.1 genomic window:
- a CDS encoding DUF4351 domain-containing protein, which yields MREGKEEGKLEERKEFTIKLLSKKFGEKLTSELKEKIRNTDEKTINYIGDNLLEITIDELKEVLK from the coding sequence CATGAGGGAAGGAAAAGAGGAAGGTAAGCTGGAAGAAAGGAAAGAATTTACTATTAAGCTATTATCAAAAAAATTTGGTGAAAAGCTGACATCAGAATTAAAAGAAAAGATTAGGAACACAGATGAAAAAACAATAAATTACATAGGAGATAATCTATTAGAAATAACCATAGATGAATTAAAAGAAGTTCTGAAATAA
- a CDS encoding IS3 family transposase: protein MFYGKKFDSLEELEQAIHKYIKFYNEDRFQKKLGCLAPVEFRNQASSCI, encoded by the coding sequence ATGTTTTATGGTAAGAAGTTTGATTCTCTTGAAGAATTAGAACAAGCAATACACAAATATATTAAATTTTATAACGAAGATAGATTCCAGAAAAAACTTGGATGCCTGGCTCCCGTTGAGTTCAGAAACCAAGCATCCAGTTGTATATAG
- a CDS encoding IS3 family transposase: MFYGKKFDSLEDLEQAIHEYIDFYNNRRFQKKLGCLAPVEFRNQASNCI; the protein is encoded by the coding sequence ATGTTTTATGGTAAGAAGTTTGATTCTCTTGAAGATTTAGAACAAGCTATTCACGAATACATTGATTTTTATAACAACCGTAGGTTCCAGAAAAAACTCGGATGCCTGGCTCCTGTTGAGTTCAGAAACCAAGCATCCAATTGTATATAG